From one Lycium ferocissimum isolate CSIRO_LF1 chromosome 5, AGI_CSIRO_Lferr_CH_V1, whole genome shotgun sequence genomic stretch:
- the LOC132055900 gene encoding homeobox-leucine zipper protein ATHB-12-like, which translates to MMAPGMLYGGASSNYFDGVFNQKQRVMSSSSTVKEHLASLFAPASSSSFLGSSSMVSFGGVNGGKRSFFDSFDQEDNEADELGEYFHQAEKKRRLTENQVQFLEKSFDEENKLEPERKVQLAKELGLQPRQIAIWFQNRRARWKTKQLEKDYEELRNKYDTLKSNYCNLLKEKENLTAEVFQLTDKLLVKDKENGQLALCDFQKRSDASPNETNVDPISRIEMSNVPTQVLKPQQQHQQEDLSSTKSDVFDSESPHYTGGVHSSVIDQGDSAYVFETEQSELSQDDDENFSKTMLSTANLLGKAEDDNYPVTSSNLSYFGFPSEDQGFGFWTY; encoded by the exons ATGATGGCTCCAGGTATGCTCTACGGTGGGGCTTCTTCTAATTATTTCGATGGTGTTTTCAATCAGAAACAGAGGGTTATGTCTTCTTCGTCTACTGTAAAAGAGCATCTTGCTTCTCTTTTTGCCCCTGCCTCTTCTTCTTCGTTCTTGG GATCCAGTTCTATGGTCAGTTTCGGCGGTGTTAATGGAGGGAAGAGGTCATTCTTTGACTCGTTCGATCAGGAAGACAATGAAGCTGATGAATTGGGGGAGTATTTTCATCAAGCAGAGAAGAAAAGGCGACTTACAGAAAACCAAGTCCAGTTTCTTGAGAAGAGTTTTGATGAAGAGAACAAACTGGAACCTGAAAGAAAAGTCCAACTTGCTAAAGAACTTGGTCTCCAGCCTCGCCAAATTGCTATTTGGTTTCAGAATCGTCGTGCACGATGGAAGACTAAACAGCTCGAGAAAGATTACGAGGAACTGCGGAATAAATATGACACTCTCAAATCAAATTACTGTAATCTTCTcaaggaaaaggaaaatcttACAGCTGAA GTTTTTCAGCTCACTGATAAGCTGCTTGTCAAAGACAAAGAAAATGGGCAATTGGCTTTATGCGATTTCCAGAAACGCTCTGATGCATCCCCAAATGAAACCAACGTTGATCCAATTTCGAGGATAGAAATGTCCAATGTGCCCACTCAGGTTCTTAAGCCTCAGCAGCAGCACCAGCAGGAAGATTTAAGCTCCACTAAGAGCGACGTCTTCGACTCAGAGAGCCCACATTACACTGGTGGGGTCCACTCCTCTGTCATAGACCAGGGCGATTCTGCTTATGTGTTTGAAACGGAGCAGTCAGAATTATCTCAGGATGATGATGAAAACTTCAGCAAGACTATGCTTTCTACTGCCAACCTGCTAGGCAAAGCCGAGGATGATAATTATCCGGTGACATCCTCAAATTTGAGCTACTTCGGATTTCCAAGTGAAGACCAAGGTTTTGGTTTCTGGACTTACTAA
- the LOC132055899 gene encoding uncharacterized protein LOC132055899 produces the protein MSTQLHLLASHLPNHCILLPPTSSSSLYTFSSLNCSKCSGENRVLGLGRSFLGLNGRLLTNRRVIKRKRDFSGIKASAGGAVWDGWMPEKTSKAPPLSDIFWPSAGAFAAMAMLGKIDQILAPKGLSMTIAPLGAVCAVLFAAPSSPGARKYNMFMAQIGCAAIGVLVFTILGPGWLARSTALSAAMAFMIYTRSVHPPAASLPLLFIDGAKLNQLNYWYALFPGAAGCILLCLIQEIVCYLKENVKF, from the exons ATGAGTACGCAGCTTCATCTCCTTGCTAGTCATCTCCCTAATCATTGTATTTTGTTGCCACCAACGTCATCATCTTCCTTGTACACATTTTCTTCATTGAATTGTTCAAAATGTTCTGGGGAAAACAGAGTCTTAGGCCTGGGTAGATCCTTTTTGGGTTTGAATGGAAGACTATTAACAAACAGGAGGGTaattaaaagaaagagagaTTTTTCGGGCATAAAAGCATCAGCAGGAGGTGCAGTATGGGATGGTTGGATGCCAGAAAAGACCTCGAAAGCTCCTCCACTAAGCGACATTTTTTGGCCTTCTGCAG GGGCATTTGCGGCAATGGCAATGCTAGGAAAGATAGACCAAATATTGGCACCCAAAGGGTTATCTATGACTATAGCTCCACTAGGTGCTGTTTGTGCTGTCCTCTTTGCCGCCCCTTCTTCTCCCGGTGCTAGG AAGTACAATATGTTTATGGCACAAATCGGTTGTGCAGCCATTGGTGTTTTAGTATTCACAATATTGGGCCCAGGTTGGCTAGCTCGAAGCACAGCCCTTTCTGCTGCGATGGCTTTCATGATTTATACTCGATCTGTTCATCCTCCTG CTGCAAGTTTACCGCTACTGTTCATTGATGGAGCTAAGTTAAATCAGCTCAACTACTGGTATGCTCTGTTCCCTGGAGCTGCCGGATGCATTCTTCTCTGTTTAATT CAAGAGATTGTATGTTACCTGAAAGAGAATGTCAAATTCTGA